In Corynebacterium endometrii, one DNA window encodes the following:
- the purE gene encoding 5-(carboxyamino)imidazole ribonucleotide mutase — MSPLVGLIMGSDSDWPTVEPAAEVLAEFGIPFEVGVVSAHRTPEKMLNYAKTAHERGLKAIIACAGGAAHLPGMVAAATPLPVIGIPRALKDLDGLDSLLSIVQMPGGVPVATVSIGGAKNAGLLAARILGAGDPKLVEAMADYQKKMADEVEQKDANLRNKLLG; from the coding sequence ATGTCACCATTGGTGGGCCTCATCATGGGGTCCGATTCCGATTGGCCTACGGTGGAACCGGCGGCTGAAGTCCTAGCAGAGTTCGGTATCCCATTCGAGGTGGGCGTGGTCTCCGCGCACCGCACCCCGGAGAAGATGCTCAACTACGCAAAGACCGCGCACGAGCGCGGGCTCAAGGCGATTATCGCGTGCGCCGGCGGTGCGGCCCACCTGCCCGGCATGGTGGCCGCGGCGACGCCGTTGCCGGTCATCGGCATCCCCCGCGCGCTCAAGGACCTGGACGGCCTGGACTCCCTGCTTTCGATCGTGCAGATGCCGGGCGGTGTACCGGTGGCCACCGTATCCATCGGTGGGGCCAAGAACGCCGGCCTGCTGGCCGCCCGGATCCTAGGCGCCGGTGATCCCAAGCTGGTTGAAGCCATGGCTGACTACCAAAAGAAGATGGCCGACGAGGTGGAGCAGAAGGACGCGAACCTGCGCAACAAGCTCCTGGGATAG
- a CDS encoding ribokinase — protein MGITVVGSINADLIARVARHPSPGETLSGEGGEISAGGKGANQAVAAALLGAEVSFVGAVGDDPYAEPALEYLRASGVDLSAVKRAANTQTGLAVITVAEDGENTIVVIPGANGLVTRDYVRDHRGKVSGADIVLLQGEVPASGFAEAVSLASGRVVINLAPVVEVPRDALLRADPLVANEHEAGLILEQLGAGAESGEPHAIAEALLKAGFASVVLTLGAKGAVVADAEGLRDVATPRVSAVDTTGAGDAFAGALCSRLLAGDGLDAAAQFAARVGAHATLASGAQPSYADMDTQLPAC, from the coding sequence ATGGGCATTACGGTCGTTGGTTCCATCAACGCGGATTTGATAGCCCGCGTGGCCCGCCACCCCTCACCTGGCGAAACGCTCAGCGGCGAGGGCGGGGAGATTTCCGCCGGGGGGAAGGGCGCTAATCAGGCGGTGGCCGCAGCGCTTTTGGGCGCGGAGGTTAGCTTCGTCGGCGCGGTGGGTGATGACCCATACGCGGAACCCGCGCTGGAATACCTGCGCGCCTCCGGGGTGGATCTCAGCGCCGTGAAACGCGCAGCCAACACACAGACAGGGCTGGCCGTCATCACCGTCGCCGAAGACGGAGAAAATACCATCGTGGTCATCCCCGGCGCGAATGGCTTGGTAACCCGGGACTATGTCCGCGACCATCGAGGCAAGGTCAGCGGGGCTGACATTGTCCTGCTGCAAGGAGAGGTCCCCGCCAGCGGATTCGCTGAGGCCGTCAGCCTCGCTAGCGGGCGCGTGGTCATCAACCTAGCACCGGTGGTAGAGGTCCCAAGGGATGCGCTCTTGCGGGCGGACCCGCTTGTGGCCAACGAGCACGAGGCCGGATTGATTTTGGAACAACTGGGCGCGGGCGCGGAATCCGGCGAGCCCCATGCTATCGCCGAGGCCCTGCTCAAGGCCGGGTTTGCCTCCGTGGTGCTTACCCTCGGGGCGAAGGGCGCGGTGGTCGCGGACGCTGAGGGCCTGCGGGATGTGGCCACCCCGCGGGTCAGTGCGGTGGACACCACGGGTGCGGGTGACGCCTTTGCCGGCGCGCTTTGTTCCCGGCTGCTTGCCGGGGACGGGCTGGACGCCGCCGCTCAGTTTGCCGCCCGGGTGGGCGCCCATGCCACCTTGGCCAGCGGCGCGCAGCCTTCCTACGCGGACATGGACACGCAGCTCCCGGCCTGCTAA